In Desulfobulbaceae bacterium, one DNA window encodes the following:
- the argH gene encoding argininosuccinate lyase produces the protein MDTPQKKPVSTKLWGGRFSEKTAASVEAFTASIHFDCRLYKQDILGSQAHARMLAKQKLITDGECAEIQQGLSEILAEIESGEFIFKPELEDVHMNIEKALVDKIGAAGERLHTARSRNDQVALDIRLYLRDVSKQIIELLTDVQKAFVKLAQKYQSTIMPGYTHLQRAQPVLVAHHMLAYSTMFGRDKDRLNDGLKRINIMPLGSAALAGTGLPINREFVAKELGFDSVSKNSMDSVADRDFALEFVSTCTIIQLHLSRLSEELVLWATEEFSFIKLADSFCTGSSIMPQKKNPDIPELIRGKSGRVTGNLMALITIVKGLPMTYNRDLQEDKEPVFDTVDTVSQSLAIMAELLENMQFNEERLKSATVGGYMTATDLADYLVKKNIPFRRAHSIVGQTVAYGIKMGKELIEMSLAELKQFDNCIENDVFDVLSVKGSVDSRLSQGGTSSVRVAEAIEQAREELGI, from the coding sequence ATGGATACTCCACAAAAAAAACCCGTATCAACAAAACTCTGGGGCGGTCGGTTTTCTGAGAAAACAGCGGCCTCAGTTGAGGCCTTTACGGCCTCGATACATTTCGATTGCCGCCTCTACAAGCAAGATATTCTTGGAAGCCAGGCCCATGCTCGCATGCTGGCCAAACAAAAACTTATTACAGATGGGGAGTGCGCCGAGATCCAACAGGGCCTCTCTGAAATTTTAGCTGAAATTGAAAGTGGTGAGTTTATCTTTAAGCCGGAGCTTGAAGATGTTCACATGAATATCGAAAAAGCCCTTGTCGATAAGATTGGCGCAGCGGGAGAACGACTGCACACCGCCAGAAGCCGAAATGACCAGGTGGCACTTGATATCCGCTTATATCTCCGTGACGTGTCAAAACAAATTATCGAACTGCTGACCGACGTTCAAAAGGCCTTTGTAAAATTAGCGCAAAAATATCAGTCAACTATCATGCCCGGTTACACGCATCTGCAAAGGGCTCAGCCTGTGCTTGTCGCACACCACATGCTGGCCTATAGTACGATGTTCGGGCGCGACAAAGATCGTCTTAACGATGGCCTGAAACGGATAAACATCATGCCCCTTGGCTCTGCAGCTCTTGCAGGAACAGGGCTGCCTATTAACCGCGAATTTGTTGCCAAGGAGCTCGGTTTTGATTCTGTCTCGAAAAATAGCATGGACAGCGTAGCAGATCGTGATTTTGCCCTAGAGTTTGTCTCTACCTGCACCATAATCCAACTCCACTTGAGTAGACTTTCTGAGGAACTGGTTCTCTGGGCGACGGAGGAGTTTTCTTTCATCAAACTAGCCGATAGTTTCTGTACGGGCAGCAGCATTATGCCTCAGAAAAAGAACCCTGACATTCCGGAACTGATTCGCGGCAAATCCGGCCGAGTGACCGGTAACCTTATGGCCTTAATCACAATAGTGAAAGGTCTGCCCATGACCTACAACCGTGACCTTCAAGAGGATAAGGAGCCGGTTTTTGACACAGTTGATACCGTTTCGCAAAGCCTGGCCATAATGGCAGAACTTCTTGAAAATATGCAATTCAACGAAGAACGGCTCAAATCCGCAACAGTTGGTGGGTATATGACGGCCACTGATCTGGCCGATTATCTGGTCAAAAAAAATATTCCTTTCCGGAGGGCTCATTCAATTGTCGGTCAGACTGTGGCTTATGGCATTAAAATGGGAAAAGAACTTATAGAGATGAGCTTGGCCGAGCTTAAACAATTTGATAACTGCATAGAAAATGACGTTTTTGATGTACTTTCGGTCAAAGGCTCTGTTGATAGCCGGCTTT